A stretch of Mesoplodon densirostris isolate mMesDen1 chromosome 9, mMesDen1 primary haplotype, whole genome shotgun sequence DNA encodes these proteins:
- the PTN gene encoding pleiotrophin, whose protein sequence is MQTQQYLQQRRKFAAAFLAFIFILAAVDTAEAGKKEKPEKKVKKSDCGEWQWSVCVPTSGDCGLGTREGTRTGAECKQTMKTQRCKIPCNWKKQFGAECKYQFQAWGECDLNTALKTRTGSLKRALHNADCQKTVTISKPCGKLTKTKPQGIIELWPAWADRAISKIRAENPSGGGGANNCSPSHKCFSVVPLEDGLTVELEDGRAEWDSGRALLWGSCGPPGSAQQNQILAREQDVIIQFGSCRILVPGIARILCLSHIKLPEMAEWAMNSYMSISLHL, encoded by the exons ATGCAGACTCAACAGTACCTGCAGCAGCGTCGAAAATTTGCAGCTGCCTTCctggcatttattttcattttagcagCTGTGGATACTGCTGaagcaggaaagaaagagaaaccag aaaagaaagtgaagaagtCCGACTGTGGAGAATGgcagtggagtgtgtgtgtgcccacCAGTGGGGACTGTGGGCTGGGCACCCGGGAGGGCACCCGGACCGGAGCTGAGTGTAAACAAACCATGAAGACCCAGAGATGTAAGATCCCCTGCAACTGGAAAAAGCAATTTGGAG CGGAGTGCAAATACCAGTTCCAGGCCTGGGGAGAATGTGACCTGAATACTGCCTTGAAGACCAGAACTGGAAGCCTGAAGCGAGCCCTCCACAACGCTGACTGTCAGAAGACAGTCACCATCTCCAAGCCCTGTGGCAAACTGACTAAGACCAAACCTCAAG GAATAATTGAGCTGTGGCCAGCCTGGGCTGACCGCGCTAtatcaaagatcagagcagagaaCCCTTCGGGGGGGGGCGGTGCAAATAACTGTTCTCCAAGCCACAAGTGTTTCTCAGTGGTCCCCTTGGAGGATGGACTCACTGTAGAATTAGAAGACGGCCGAGCTGAATGGGACTCAGGAAGGGCCCTTCTGTGGGGAAGCTGTGGTCCTCCAGGCAGTGCT CAACAGAATCAGATCCTGGCTCGTGAGCAGGACGTGATCATCCAGTTTGGCTCTTGCCGGATCCTTGTTCCTGGCATTGCCCGTATACTCTGCCTCAGCCACATCAAACTCCCAGAGATGGCCGAATGGGCCATGAACTCTTATATGTCCATTTCTCTGCACCTATGA